A window of Halobacillus naozhouensis genomic DNA:
CCAGGTCAAGGGTTTAATCACGAACTTGATGCACTTCAGACCCTCAACCCCAAAGGTATAGTTCAACTTTTAGATGCTGAACGGGAGCGTGGGGTGTTTTTGTTAGAAAAGGTGAAGCCAGGAACGATGCTTGCAACCGTTGAATGTGAAGAGGATGTATGTCAAATAGCTGCCATGGTGATGAAGCGCCTTGTGGCTCCTGCTGAAATGGAGAAAGAGTTTCCTACGACAAAAGACCGCGAAGATGATTTAGCTCGCATCTATGAAGAAAACCCGACTGGATTCGGACCTTTCTCCCGTAAAACGTTGCGAAGAGCATTAAATGTGTTTGCGAATATGAATACAACCATGCCAGCTTCGAAGCTTCTTCATGGTGATTTTCATCATTACAATATTCTGTCTGATGGGACTGGTTCGTGGATCGCAATCGATCCGAAAGGGCTAATAGGAGAAGTAGAGTATGACCTAATCCAATTTCTGATGAACTGTTTGCCGGAAGAAGGTGCTTATGAGATTATCGCAAATAGAGTGAAACAACTGAGTCACGAGTTAAATTTAAACGTGAAACGATTGTTGCTTTGGGGGTATGCTCATTCTGTGCTATCCAGTGCCTGGACCGTTGATGTGAAAACAGGTGAGTATAATCGAAGCTTCTCCCAGTGTGTGGATATTTTCAAACATCTATATGAGAAATATTTCGGTCAATCAATAGATGACTTTTTAGGAAAACGAGCACCTTAGAGGTGCTAGTTTGTTAAGGTTTATGGACTTTTAGCGACTGCTTTGTCTTTACGTACAATCCCCATTATCCCAGCGATAAGCAGTAAGGCTGCTGGAATTAAGTAGAACATCGAAATACTGACGAGACCCCCCAGGGCAGCGGCAATCATCATAATCGCTCCTACCTTTGTTTTGCTCTTAACAAGTATGGCCCCTACAATTGCGAGAGTGGAGAACAAGAAGGCTGACCAGCCAAGCCCGCTGATGGCACTTGTTCCCGCCTCACTGACAGCCGCATCAATTTCTCCAATGAAGATCGCAAAAATGGCACTGAAAAAACCAATAATTCCGCCAATTAATCCTATAATGAATTCACTGTTGCGGTCCATGGTGTACCCCTCCATTCATAATAGAACCTGTCTATTGATTTCTATTCGATAAGGGAAGTTTTATTCTTGACTAAGTGTTGATTTTATTTCACCGTGTTCAGTTTGACTGTCTCTAAGTTGCTAAAGAGTGGTGGCTATGATACATTCTTATCAATGCCATCCCGTCTAGTAATCGACTGCGGGAAACTTAACCAATCTCGGGGATGGCAGGTTACATACGAAAGCCGGATTTGTCCATAAACAAGTCCGGCTTTTTCTAATGAAAGCGATTGATCTTTAAGAAAAAAATGGGAATAAATATAATTTTCAGAAAAACGGTTGCTATTAGATAAAAACGGGTTTACAATACTCCTTATTATTTACTATTGAAAGGAGGCTTCGCGATGGTTACATTTCTTGCATCCATCATGATTTTACTACTAGGTTACTTTTTCTATGCAAAGGTGGTTGAGCGCATTTTCGGTATCAACGACCAAAACCCAACTCCTGCGTACACAGAGAACGATGGGTTTGACTATACACCCATAAGCTGGTGGAAAGCGAGCCTCATTCAATTGCTTAACATTGCTGGTCTTGGTCCGATATTCGGTGCGATCATGGGTGCACTGTATGGTCCAGTTGCTTTCATATGGATCGTTGTGGGGTGCATCTTCGCAGGCGCTGTACACGATTATTTTTCAGGTATGTTGTCACTTAGACATAATGGTGCACAGTTTCCGACTATCGTTGGTAAATATTTAGGAAAGCCGGCGCAATCCATGATCAATGTCCTTTCCATTGGCCTGATGATCCTTGTGGCAGCTGCGTTTACCGCAGGTCCTGCCCAGCTAATGTCCGAAATTACACCACTAAGTTTCACGGCCTCATTACTTTTAATTTTTGCTTATTTTTTACTGGCCACTTTGCTGCCTATTAATAAAATAATTGGACGAGTCTATCCGATTTTTGGAGCCATTCTTATCTTTATGGCGCTTTCAATCGGGGTAGGGCTTTTCTTTTTCGACAACCCTGTGCCAAACTTGACGCTGGACAACTTGCATCCTGATGAGCTGCCGATGTGGCCGCTTCTTATGGTAACAGTCTCTTGTGGGGCAATATCAGGTTTTCACAGTACACAGAGCCCGATTCTGTCACGAACGTTAAAGAAAGAAAGTGAAGGGCGAAAAGTTTTTTACGGTGCGATGATTAGTGAAGGCATCATAGCCCTTATCTGGGCTGCCGCCGGTATGGCGTTTTTTGGAAGTACGGAAGGGCTGCAAGCTGCTCTTGCCAATGGCGGACCAGCGGGGGTTGTGAACGAAATCAGTATTACAACTCTTGGCACACTAGGCGGAATTCTCGCTGTACTGGGTGTGATTATCCTGCCGATTACTACAGGGGATACGGCATTGCGGTCCTCGAGAATGATGCTGGGAGATCTCCTTACACCTATTCTTAAAAAACGTGGAAAATGGACCAATGGATTATTAGTCCTTCCCGTTGCTGTGCCGACCTTTTTGTTAACGCAGATGGATTATAGCTTTTTGTGGCGTTATGTAGGCTGGTCCAACCAGGTTGTGGCAACTGTTATGTTATGGACAGGAGCCATGTACTTGATCAAACATCAGAAATTCCACTGGATTTGCAGTATTCCAGCCTTATTTATGACTGCGGTGGTCAGTTCCTATATTTTCTATGCGCCAGAAGGATTTGATCTGCCTTATAGAACATCGATGGTGATCGGAGGCGTTATTTGGGTCGCTGTTCTTACCTGGTTTATTAGCCAGCTGATGAAGAACAAGAGAATCAAACATGATAAATCTGCGGCCCGGAAAGCCGGCTAATAGAGAATCCCGTCTTCTGTAAATCAGGAGACGGGATTTTTTGACAGAGTAATAACTCTTTCCCTAAACTGGCGTGCCTTAAATAAGAATAGAATCTGTGTAAGGGAGGGGGCTATTTTTTTCCATAACAACTCCAAAATGGGGTGAGTTTATCAATATCAAACTTTCGTATCGATCTAATCATTTGAATCTTCAATTCTTGTTCCATATCCTCACGCTCAGACGCAGGTAAAGATCCGCTTAATTTTC
This region includes:
- a CDS encoding aminoglycoside phosphotransferase family protein, which gives rise to MELQDKFVENVIFSFRKQGEEWLKALPWLLNYCEKKWDLVMKDPYTLSFNYVAPAVRRDGSEVVVKIGLPGQGFNHELDALQTLNPKGIVQLLDAERERGVFLLEKVKPGTMLATVECEEDVCQIAAMVMKRLVAPAEMEKEFPTTKDREDDLARIYEENPTGFGPFSRKTLRRALNVFANMNTTMPASKLLHGDFHHYNILSDGTGSWIAIDPKGLIGEVEYDLIQFLMNCLPEEGAYEIIANRVKQLSHELNLNVKRLLLWGYAHSVLSSAWTVDVKTGEYNRSFSQCVDIFKHLYEKYFGQSIDDFLGKRAP
- a CDS encoding DUF4064 domain-containing protein, producing MDRNSEFIIGLIGGIIGFFSAIFAIFIGEIDAAVSEAGTSAISGLGWSAFLFSTLAIVGAILVKSKTKVGAIMMIAAALGGLVSISMFYLIPAALLLIAGIMGIVRKDKAVAKSP
- a CDS encoding carbon starvation CstA family protein, translated to MVTFLASIMILLLGYFFYAKVVERIFGINDQNPTPAYTENDGFDYTPISWWKASLIQLLNIAGLGPIFGAIMGALYGPVAFIWIVVGCIFAGAVHDYFSGMLSLRHNGAQFPTIVGKYLGKPAQSMINVLSIGLMILVAAAFTAGPAQLMSEITPLSFTASLLLIFAYFLLATLLPINKIIGRVYPIFGAILIFMALSIGVGLFFFDNPVPNLTLDNLHPDELPMWPLLMVTVSCGAISGFHSTQSPILSRTLKKESEGRKVFYGAMISEGIIALIWAAAGMAFFGSTEGLQAALANGGPAGVVNEISITTLGTLGGILAVLGVIILPITTGDTALRSSRMMLGDLLTPILKKRGKWTNGLLVLPVAVPTFLLTQMDYSFLWRYVGWSNQVVATVMLWTGAMYLIKHQKFHWICSIPALFMTAVVSSYIFYAPEGFDLPYRTSMVIGGVIWVAVLTWFISQLMKNKRIKHDKSAARKAG
- a CDS encoding helix-turn-helix domain-containing protein — translated: MSEMYELLLQAKEEDETAMTELIEKFEPKIRKLSGSLPASEREDMEQELKIQMIRSIRKFDIDKLTPFWSCYGKK